The following are encoded together in the Pseudodesulfovibrio indicus genome:
- a CDS encoding hybrid sensor histidine kinase/response regulator, with protein sequence MRRLKLTSIWVRSFIGTILFLGGISAFGLYMLYSQARSSIEKTIRMNEQVHNRMVTQEIDLDLKNLFMDLSLVANHVETKRFLLDPTPENRADLESEFLALCTISEAYDQVRLLSNEGMELTRVNYNGGSPAAVPPDNLQDKSDRYYFTDSLPLKNGEVYVSKFDLNIENKQIELPLKPMIRVSTPVYDDGKRLGIAILNYLGQRIIDKCMDSRDLQGSTTLLLNKDGYWLASPVPDQNWAFMYRGRENIRFSARHPEAWERIQQTDFGQFTTREGVYTVSTVSVSPQTGIRTNARQTHSWKVVCFTPNSVVAATIRPARNNYLVIFGLLMLIIIFGGLTRARFMAAGEKNRQALESARKEAEEANRAKSDFLARMSHEIRTPMNAIIGLTHLALKTGLTAKQADYLSKVSLSANSLLGIINDILDFSKIEAGKLTVEESDFLLDDVLNNVINILGLTAEQKGIEFLLMVKSSVPNRLRGDPLRLGQVLLNLTNNAIKFTKEGEVMIMADLIRENDTDAVIRFSVRDTGIGIDREHMARLFQPFSQADGSITRQFGGTGLGLVICKRLVELMGGEITVTSDPGFGSEFTFALPFKLQPEHAKDTFEYPSEIRGMAVLVVDDSKMSRKVMCKVLESFTFRVEMATRAREALDILVRRDGSDPIMLVVTDWNMPDMDGIQLTKAIRKNRDITQKPKVIMLTAYGQDAIRHQAREAGLDGFMLKPFNRSILFDTIMDALSGNSERRTGTVVQAAQGGVPDNLRGAHVLLAEDNEINQQVAQEILEGANISVTIATNGREAVELALSEDFDAVLMDIQMPIMDGFKAVKAIREAGKTDLPIIAMTAHALVGDREKSLGSGMNDHVTKPIDPEVLMETLSKWLPGSRDHGEAQKAEPATGPAPAPKNGGFPTIPGLDVDNSLVRLRGNEALYRKLLLDFAKDSGPMLDKLAAGAEDDVEESRALAHNIKGVAGNIGAARLHALFSELENRLGHVDSRPLLKRAVEELREVSKNIQAAFPSEEREEDDLGELDVEGVMALLPKLERLLALLRKHDVDARTVFRDVEKDLRHSAPVQTTHICDQIDHFNFGEAGKELTNLIELCREDEDSRA encoded by the coding sequence GTGAGACGATTGAAACTTACCTCGATATGGGTACGCAGCTTTATCGGGACCATTTTGTTCCTGGGCGGAATCTCGGCCTTCGGACTGTACATGCTCTACAGCCAGGCGCGGTCTTCCATCGAGAAGACCATCCGGATGAACGAGCAGGTTCACAACAGGATGGTCACCCAGGAAATCGACCTCGACCTCAAGAACCTGTTCATGGACCTCTCCCTCGTGGCCAACCACGTGGAGACGAAGCGATTCCTTCTCGATCCCACGCCCGAGAACCGGGCCGACCTGGAATCGGAATTCCTGGCTCTGTGCACCATCAGCGAGGCCTACGACCAGGTCCGGCTTCTGAGCAACGAGGGCATGGAGCTGACCAGGGTCAACTATAACGGCGGCTCCCCGGCCGCTGTTCCGCCGGACAATCTCCAGGACAAGTCCGACCGCTACTATTTCACCGATTCCCTGCCGCTGAAGAACGGCGAGGTCTACGTCTCCAAGTTCGACCTGAACATCGAGAACAAGCAGATAGAACTGCCCCTGAAGCCCATGATCCGCGTCTCCACCCCGGTCTACGACGACGGCAAGCGGCTGGGCATCGCCATTCTCAACTACCTGGGCCAGCGGATCATCGACAAGTGCATGGATAGCCGGGACCTGCAGGGGAGCACCACCCTGCTTCTGAACAAGGACGGATACTGGCTCGCCTCGCCCGTTCCGGACCAGAACTGGGCGTTCATGTACCGGGGGCGCGAGAACATCCGGTTCAGCGCCCGGCATCCCGAGGCCTGGGAGCGGATACAGCAAACCGACTTCGGCCAGTTCACCACTCGGGAGGGCGTCTACACGGTGTCCACGGTGAGCGTCTCCCCCCAGACCGGAATCCGGACCAATGCCCGCCAGACCCACAGCTGGAAGGTGGTCTGCTTCACGCCCAACTCGGTGGTGGCAGCAACCATCAGACCCGCCCGGAACAACTACCTGGTCATCTTCGGGCTGCTCATGCTGATCATCATTTTCGGCGGGCTGACCCGGGCGCGGTTCATGGCCGCCGGGGAGAAGAACAGGCAGGCCCTGGAATCAGCCCGCAAGGAGGCCGAGGAGGCCAACCGGGCCAAGAGCGACTTCCTGGCCCGCATGAGCCACGAAATCCGCACCCCCATGAACGCCATCATCGGTTTGACCCACCTGGCCCTCAAGACCGGGCTGACCGCCAAGCAGGCCGACTACCTGTCCAAGGTTTCGCTTTCGGCCAATTCGCTGTTGGGGATCATCAACGATATCCTCGACTTCTCCAAGATCGAGGCGGGCAAGCTGACGGTCGAGGAGTCCGACTTCCTGCTCGACGACGTGCTCAACAACGTCATCAACATCCTCGGCCTGACCGCCGAGCAAAAGGGCATCGAATTCCTGCTCATGGTCAAGAGTTCGGTCCCCAACCGGCTGCGCGGCGATCCCCTGCGGCTCGGCCAGGTGCTGCTCAACCTGACCAACAACGCCATCAAGTTCACCAAAGAGGGCGAGGTCATGATCATGGCCGACCTGATCCGGGAGAACGACACCGATGCCGTCATCCGCTTCTCGGTGCGGGACACCGGCATCGGCATAGACCGCGAGCACATGGCCCGGCTGTTCCAACCCTTCAGCCAGGCGGACGGCTCCATCACCCGCCAGTTCGGCGGCACCGGACTGGGGCTGGTCATCTGCAAGCGGCTGGTGGAGCTGATGGGCGGCGAAATCACCGTGACCAGCGACCCCGGATTCGGCAGCGAATTCACCTTTGCCCTGCCCTTCAAACTCCAGCCGGAACACGCCAAGGACACCTTCGAGTACCCTTCCGAGATACGGGGCATGGCCGTGCTCGTCGTGGACGACTCCAAGATGTCCCGCAAGGTCATGTGCAAGGTGCTCGAATCCTTCACCTTCAGGGTGGAGATGGCGACCCGCGCCCGTGAGGCCCTGGACATCCTGGTCCGGCGCGACGGGAGCGACCCCATCATGCTGGTGGTCACCGACTGGAACATGCCCGACATGGACGGCATCCAGCTGACCAAGGCCATCCGCAAGAACCGGGACATCACCCAAAAGCCCAAGGTGATCATGCTCACGGCATACGGCCAGGACGCCATCCGCCACCAGGCCAGGGAAGCGGGGCTGGACGGGTTCATGCTCAAGCCGTTCAACCGCTCCATACTCTTCGACACCATCATGGACGCCTTAAGCGGCAACAGCGAGCGACGCACCGGCACGGTGGTGCAGGCCGCACAGGGCGGCGTGCCGGACAACCTGCGCGGCGCACACGTCCTGCTGGCCGAGGACAACGAGATCAACCAGCAGGTAGCACAGGAGATACTGGAGGGCGCGAACATCAGCGTGACCATCGCGACCAACGGCCGGGAGGCCGTGGAGCTGGCACTTTCCGAGGATTTCGACGCGGTGCTCATGGACATCCAGATGCCGATCATGGACGGATTCAAGGCGGTCAAGGCCATTCGGGAGGCGGGCAAGACCGACCTGCCGATCATCGCCATGACCGCACACGCCTTGGTGGGCGACAGGGAGAAAAGCCTGGGGTCCGGCATGAACGACCACGTGACCAAGCCCATCGACCCGGAAGTACTCATGGAAACCCTGTCCAAATGGCTACCCGGGAGCCGAGACCACGGGGAAGCGCAAAAGGCCGAACCGGCCACCGGTCCCGCGCCCGCCCCCAAGAACGGCGGGTTCCCGACCATCCCCGGCCTCGACGTGGACAACTCCCTGGTCAGGCTGCGCGGCAACGAAGCCCTCTACCGAAAGCTGCTCCTGGACTTCGCCAAGGACAGCGGCCCCATGCTGGACAAGTTGGCCGCCGGGGCCGAGGATGATGTAGAAGAGAGCCGTGCACTGGCCCACAACATCAAGGGCGTGGCGGGCAACATCGGCGCCGCCCGGCTACACGCCCTGTTCTCCGAGCTGGAGAACCGGCTGGGTCATGTGGACAGCCGCCCCCTCCTGAAACGGGCTGTGGAGGAATTGCGAGAGGTAAGCAAGAACATCCAGGCCGCCTTCCCCTCGGAGGAACGTGAAGAGGACGACCTGGGCGAGCTGGACGTGGAAGGAGTCATGGCCCTGCTGCCGAAGCTTGAACGGTTGCTGGCCCTGCTCCGGAAGCACGACGTGGACGCGCGGACCGTGTTCCGGGACGTGGAGAAGGACCTGCGGCACTCGGCCCCGGTGCAGACCACGCACATCTGCGACCAGATAGACCACTTCAACTTCGGCGAAGCGGGCAAGGAACTCACGAATCTCATCGAGCTGTGCCGCGAGGATGAAGACTCCCGCGCCTAG
- a CDS encoding HD-GYP domain-containing protein, with amino-acid sequence MNENEKQTVLVVDDVTTNLDLLVETLKDEFRVQAALSGKEALALVNSSSPPDIVLLDVMMPEMDGYTVCRIMKEDLRSRDIPVIFVTARDQEEDQARGFEVGGVDYITKPVSPAIVLARVRTHLALHNQNVLLERKVAARSRDLYLTRQEIIRRLGVAAEYKDNETGMHIIRMSAYCRILALAAGMDESAADILHSAAPMHDVGKIGIPDHILNKPGRLDPDEWEIMKTHTTIGAQIIGRHDHELLVLARSIALTHHEKWDGSGYPAGLSGENIPLEGRIVALADVFDALTSKRPYKDPWPEDRAVAYIKEQRGVHFDPALADLFVGCMDAVREIRESVADEGSLNWEGPACLVRTGS; translated from the coding sequence ATGAACGAGAACGAAAAACAGACGGTGCTGGTGGTCGACGACGTGACGACCAACCTTGACCTGCTCGTGGAGACGCTCAAGGACGAGTTCCGCGTGCAGGCGGCGCTCAGCGGCAAGGAGGCCCTGGCCCTGGTCAATTCCTCCAGCCCGCCGGATATCGTGCTGCTGGACGTGATGATGCCGGAGATGGACGGGTACACGGTCTGCCGGATCATGAAGGAGGACCTGCGCAGCCGGGACATCCCGGTGATCTTCGTCACCGCCAGGGACCAGGAGGAGGACCAGGCGCGCGGCTTCGAGGTCGGCGGCGTGGACTACATCACCAAGCCGGTCAGTCCGGCCATCGTCCTGGCCCGCGTCCGCACCCACCTGGCCCTGCACAACCAGAACGTGCTGCTGGAGCGCAAGGTGGCCGCGCGTTCCCGCGATCTCTACCTGACGCGCCAGGAAATCATCCGCCGTCTCGGCGTGGCCGCCGAATACAAGGACAACGAGACCGGCATGCATATCATCCGAATGAGCGCGTATTGCCGCATCCTGGCCTTGGCGGCCGGTATGGACGAGAGCGCGGCGGACATCCTCCACAGCGCCGCGCCCATGCACGACGTGGGCAAGATCGGCATTCCGGACCATATCCTGAACAAGCCGGGCAGGCTCGACCCGGACGAGTGGGAGATCATGAAGACCCACACCACCATCGGGGCGCAGATCATCGGCAGGCACGATCACGAGCTGCTGGTCCTTGCCCGGTCCATCGCTCTGACCCACCACGAGAAATGGGACGGTTCCGGCTACCCGGCGGGGCTGTCCGGCGAGAACATCCCGCTGGAAGGGCGCATCGTGGCCCTGGCCGACGTGTTCGACGCCCTGACCTCCAAGCGGCCCTACAAGGACCCGTGGCCCGAGGACAGGGCCGTGGCGTACATCAAGGAACAGCGGGGGGTGCATTTCGATCCCGCTCTGGCCGACCTCTTCGTAGGCTGCATGGACGCCGTGCGCGAGATCAGGGAGAGCGTCGCCGACGAGGGGAGCCTCAACTGGGAAGGCCCGGCCTGCCTGGTCAGAACCGGTTCCTGA
- a CDS encoding DEAD/DEAH box helicase, which yields MENDTQHPDNGNETTPVVNGPEPITFDTLPEPLRQACDRAGWDKLMPVQERAIPFLLENQDVMVQARTGSGKTGAFVLPLMEKLDPASPKCQAMVMVPTRELAKQVAQEARMLAGDDALKVVAVYGGVGYKEQLDAFRDGAHLVVGTPGRILDHLMRRNLVLDDLRVLIFDEADRMLSVGFYPDMVEVKRYLPRNIDGAFMFSATFPPSVLRLAEEFMDKPEFLSLSSDETNVSAIAHQFVEVQAMGKERKLIKLIELENPTSAIIFCNTKRNVEFTAALLSQFGFDAEGLTSDLTQNKREALMARIKEGKLRFLVATDVAARGIDIPELSHVFMMEPPEDPESYVHRAGRTGRAGATGTAITLVDVIQRMELERIATRFKISFDELKDPTEEDVTAIIEERLTAILEKDFRKLTNLQRERVSRFLPLARKYAGDEDSLALIAMLLDEIYQPTLHGRPAAPEADRQQPRPQREKPARKRGARKDEGRGGGQEQSARPERPERSEPSERPERSERPEKSERSERPERSERPERSERSERPARSEQPERPAQAEAPEKPARQEKPVREDEPQERPAKPKKAERPPRAESEPAPARDEAPSGDNEDKPKAKRRRRRRRRKPSSS from the coding sequence ATGGAAAACGACACCCAGCATCCCGACAACGGGAACGAAACGACCCCGGTCGTAAACGGCCCCGAGCCGATCACCTTCGACACCCTGCCGGAGCCGCTCCGCCAGGCGTGCGACAGGGCCGGATGGGACAAGCTCATGCCGGTCCAGGAACGGGCCATCCCCTTCCTCCTCGAAAATCAGGACGTCATGGTCCAGGCCCGCACCGGCTCCGGCAAGACCGGCGCCTTCGTGCTGCCGCTGATGGAAAAACTCGACCCCGCCAGCCCCAAGTGCCAGGCCATGGTCATGGTTCCCACCCGCGAGCTGGCCAAGCAGGTCGCCCAGGAGGCGCGCATGCTGGCCGGAGACGACGCCCTCAAGGTGGTCGCGGTCTACGGCGGCGTGGGCTACAAGGAGCAGCTCGACGCCTTCCGCGACGGCGCGCACCTGGTGGTCGGCACCCCCGGCCGCATCCTCGACCATCTCATGCGCCGCAACCTGGTCCTGGACGACCTGCGCGTGCTCATCTTCGACGAGGCCGACCGTATGCTCTCCGTGGGCTTCTACCCCGACATGGTCGAGGTGAAGCGCTATCTGCCGCGCAACATCGACGGTGCTTTCATGTTCTCGGCCACCTTCCCGCCCAGCGTGCTGCGGCTGGCCGAGGAGTTCATGGACAAGCCGGAATTCCTGAGCCTCTCTTCCGACGAAACCAACGTCTCGGCCATCGCGCACCAGTTCGTGGAGGTCCAGGCCATGGGCAAGGAGCGCAAGCTCATCAAGCTCATCGAGCTGGAGAACCCCACCTCGGCCATCATCTTCTGCAACACCAAGCGCAACGTGGAATTCACCGCTGCCCTGCTCTCCCAGTTCGGGTTCGACGCCGAGGGACTGACCTCGGACCTGACCCAGAACAAGCGCGAGGCGCTCATGGCCCGCATCAAGGAAGGCAAGCTGCGCTTCCTGGTGGCCACGGACGTGGCCGCGCGCGGCATCGACATCCCGGAGCTGTCCCACGTCTTCATGATGGAGCCGCCCGAGGACCCGGAATCCTACGTGCACCGCGCGGGCCGCACCGGCCGCGCCGGAGCCACGGGCACGGCCATCACCCTGGTGGACGTGATCCAGCGCATGGAGCTGGAGCGCATCGCCACGCGGTTCAAGATCTCCTTCGACGAACTCAAGGACCCCACCGAAGAGGACGTGACCGCCATCATCGAGGAACGGCTTACCGCCATCCTGGAAAAGGACTTCCGCAAGCTGACCAACCTCCAGAGGGAGCGCGTCTCCCGCTTCCTGCCCCTGGCCCGGAAGTACGCCGGGGACGAGGACTCCCTGGCGCTCATCGCCATGCTCCTGGACGAAATCTACCAGCCCACCCTGCACGGCAGGCCCGCCGCTCCCGAGGCGGACCGCCAGCAGCCCCGGCCCCAGCGCGAAAAGCCCGCCCGCAAACGCGGCGCCCGCAAGGATGAGGGCCGAGGCGGCGGTCAGGAACAGTCCGCACGGCCCGAGCGGCCCGAGCGGTCCGAGCCTTCCGAGCGGCCCGAACGGTCCGAGCGGCCGGAGAAGTCCGAGCGGTCCGAGCGGCCCGAGCGGTCCGAGCGGCCCGAACGGTCGGAGCGGTCCGAGCGGCCTGCACGTTCGGAACAACCCGAACGGCCCGCGCAAGCCGAAGCGCCCGAAAAACCCGCCAGGCAGGAAAAACCCGTCCGCGAGGACGAACCGCAGGAACGGCCCGCCAAGCCCAAGAAGGCCGAACGGCCGCCCAGGGCCGAGAGCGAACCCGCGCCCGCCAGGGACGAAGCACCGTCCGGCGACAACGAGGACAAGCCCAAGGCCAAGCGGCGCAGGCGCAGGAGAAGGCGCAAGCCCTCCTCCAGCTAG
- a CDS encoding NAD kinase yields the protein MHSAASIEKIACVASDTPKAREGLDRLARSYPLVPADRADALVVLGGDGFMLQTVHEYMDAGIPFYGMNRGTIGFLLNRFDPDGLMERINLARPQPLNPLVMTAETVDGQTFSALAFNEVSLHRYSQQSANIRLSINSREKLERLVCDGIMVATPAGSTAYNLSAQGPIIPLGSNVLALTPVSPFRPRRWNGALLPHSAVVEFDILDPARRPVGAAADSFEVRDVVRVRVVEDHSRPARLLFDPGHSLEERIFNEQFVH from the coding sequence ATGCACAGCGCCGCGTCCATAGAGAAGATAGCCTGCGTCGCGTCCGACACGCCCAAGGCGCGCGAAGGGCTCGACCGGCTCGCCAGGAGCTACCCCCTGGTCCCTGCGGACCGGGCCGACGCCCTGGTGGTCCTCGGGGGCGACGGGTTCATGCTCCAAACCGTGCACGAATACATGGACGCGGGCATCCCCTTCTACGGCATGAACCGGGGAACCATCGGCTTCCTGCTCAACCGGTTCGACCCGGACGGCCTGATGGAGCGGATCAACCTGGCCCGGCCCCAGCCCCTGAATCCGCTGGTCATGACCGCCGAGACCGTGGACGGACAAACCTTTTCGGCGCTGGCCTTCAACGAGGTGTCCCTGCACCGCTATTCGCAGCAGTCGGCCAACATCCGGCTGAGCATCAACAGCCGGGAGAAGCTGGAGCGGCTCGTCTGCGACGGCATCATGGTCGCCACCCCGGCGGGCAGCACGGCGTACAACCTCTCGGCCCAGGGGCCGATCATCCCGCTGGGGTCCAACGTCCTGGCCCTGACTCCGGTCAGCCCGTTTCGCCCCCGGCGCTGGAACGGCGCACTGCTGCCCCACTCCGCCGTGGTGGAGTTCGACATCCTCGACCCGGCCCGCCGCCCCGTGGGCGCCGCAGCCGACTCCTTCGAGGTCCGCGACGTGGTCAGGGTCCGCGTGGTGGAGGACCACTCCCGGCCCGCGCGACTGCTTTTCGACCCCGGACACTCCCTGGAGGAGCGCATATTCAATGAACAGTTCGTCCACTGA